Proteins from a single region of Crassaminicella profunda:
- a CDS encoding CoA transferase subunit A, with amino-acid sequence MKKVVTLEEAMSHIKDGMTIMIGGFMAAGTPEKFMDALVEKGVKNLTIIGNDAGWPDKGIGKLVVNKQVKKLIASHVGLNPEVGKQMNAGEIECELVPQGTLAERVRAGGNGLGGILTPTGVGTIVEEGKEKITVDGKVYLLEKPLKADIALVGASISDKKGNLYYNKATRNFNPLMATAADLVIVGAEKVVEVGEIDGNDVVTPALYVDYIVEV; translated from the coding sequence TTGAAAAAAGTAGTTACATTAGAAGAAGCTATGAGTCATATTAAAGACGGTATGACAATTATGATTGGTGGATTTATGGCAGCAGGTACGCCAGAAAAATTCATGGATGCATTAGTAGAAAAAGGCGTGAAAAATCTTACTATTATTGGAAACGACGCAGGATGGCCGGATAAAGGAATCGGTAAATTGGTTGTAAATAAGCAAGTGAAAAAACTAATTGCTTCACATGTTGGGTTAAATCCTGAAGTTGGAAAACAAATGAATGCAGGAGAAATAGAGTGTGAATTAGTACCACAAGGAACACTTGCAGAAAGAGTAAGAGCAGGTGGAAATGGACTAGGTGGAATTTTAACACCAACAGGTGTTGGAACAATCGTAGAAGAAGGAAAAGAAAAAATCACAGTAGATGGAAAAGTTTATCTTTTAGAAAAACCATTAAAAGCAGATATTGCTTTAGTAGGTGCTAGTATTTCAGATAAAAAAGGAAACCTTTACTATAATAAAGCAACTAGAAATTTCAATCCACTTATGGCAACTGCAGCTGATTTAGTAATCGTAGGGGCAGAAAAAGTGGTTGAGGTTGGAGAAATCGATGGAAATGATGTAGTAACTCCAGCACTTTATGTTGACTATATTGTGGAGGTGTAG
- a CDS encoding 3-oxoacid CoA-transferase subunit B — MNAKEIIAKRVAKELKDGDVVNLGIGLPTMVANYIPEDMDITFQSENGFVGLGSAPEEGKEDKDLVNAGGIPVTAVPGAAFFDSAMSFSIIRGGHVDATVLGALQVDEKGNLANWMVPGKMVPGMGGAMDLVVGAKKVIISMTHTQKGKPKILKECNLPLTAAGQVNMIVTEMGVMDVTDQGIVLTEINPEFTIEDVKKATEAELIIADDLKKMEI; from the coding sequence ATGAATGCAAAAGAGATTATTGCAAAAAGAGTTGCAAAGGAATTAAAGGACGGAGACGTAGTAAACCTAGGAATTGGATTACCAACTATGGTAGCAAATTATATTCCAGAGGATATGGATATTACTTTTCAATCAGAGAACGGATTTGTAGGACTTGGATCTGCACCTGAAGAGGGAAAAGAAGATAAAGACTTAGTAAATGCAGGTGGAATTCCTGTAACAGCAGTACCTGGAGCGGCATTTTTTGATAGTGCTATGTCTTTTAGCATTATTAGAGGAGGGCACGTGGATGCAACAGTTTTAGGTGCACTTCAAGTAGATGAAAAAGGAAATCTTGCAAACTGGATGGTTCCAGGAAAAATGGTACCAGGTATGGGCGGTGCTATGGACTTAGTAGTTGGAGCTAAAAAAGTAATTATTTCTATGACCCATACACAAAAAGGGAAGCCAAAAATCTTAAAAGAGTGTAATTTACCTCTTACTGCTGCAGGACAAGTAAACATGATTGTTACTGAAATGGGTGTAATGGATGTAACGGATCAAGGAATTGTTCTTACAGAAATCAATCCTGAATTTACTATAGAAGACGTAAAGAAAGCTACAGAAGCAGAATTAATTATTGCTGATGATTTAAAAAAGATGGAAATATAA
- a CDS encoding AtpZ/AtpI family protein, whose amino-acid sequence MSRDVPNIFKNLALLTHIGMIMMIPIFGAVYLGSLVDEKLGTNHIFLIVFIILGVGSGFLNVYKTIMKNIKKQK is encoded by the coding sequence ATGTCAAGAGATGTTCCCAATATCTTTAAAAATTTAGCACTCTTAACACATATTGGAATGATTATGATGATACCTATCTTTGGAGCTGTCTATTTAGGAAGCTTGGTAGATGAAAAATTAGGAACCAATCATATTTTTCTGATCGTATTCATCATATTAGGAGTGGGATCTGGTTTTTTGAATGTCTATAAAACCATTATGAAAAACATAAAAAAGCAAAAGTAA